Proteins from a genomic interval of Thamnophis elegans isolate rThaEle1 chromosome 2, rThaEle1.pri, whole genome shotgun sequence:
- the LOC116502876 gene encoding zinc finger protein 883-like, with protein MLENARNMASLGDGWKMEDSDKEAAAPLPKEKREVAEKMYGKQGSEENLLTIELDNCSGLPCADTNVLLDTDDCQEKEVCSRCGKTLQDESGLCDCCESLSAEKQDESRQHSGRTPPPPLHERIQEGREVYKCTECEESFSTSRSLALHKKIHKAEDPHKCLDCGRTFRQKNHLSSHKRVHKERKQHQWINRGKSFESSTSLTSHQSLQREEKLHQLREGRMRFTQSKEPNSQKKSPTGNKSCKCLECGKSFRSASDLTCHNRIHTGEKPFHCTVCGKSFIQKGNFNLHKRIHTGEKPYKCTECGKCFRTPNAFTHHKRIHTGEKPYECLECGKSFNRLDTLNKHNKMHKGEKPYKCLHCRKSFSQKAHLKSHERLHTGEKPFQCTECGKSFRFSSNLNSHYRIHTGEKPFQCLQCGKCFTNSSSLYAHKRIHTGEKPYKCLECGKSFRKSSHLSFHRRIHSGEKPYQCTECGKCFANQKNLTDHKRTHMGEKPYKCNECGKCFTGLGSLSRHKRLHTGDKPYECRTCGKSFNTKNDYILHSRTHTGEKPYQCQECGKRFIDSRELTIHKRIHTGEKPYKCTECDMSFRRSGYLSIHKRIHTGEKPYTCHECGRSFRHNSSLRGHRKLHSGEKPYKCLECGKCYRESGQLTSHNRIHTGEKPFKCIDCGKSFRDGRNLKLHKTIHTGEKPYQCVQCGKKFRSWSDLNCHKRTHSRKKMI; from the coding sequence GTGATGGATGGAAGATGGAGGATTCTGACAAAGAGGCAGCAGCACCTTTgccaaaagagaaaagggaagttgCAGAAAAAATGTATGGAAAGCAAGGTTCTGAGGAAAACCTGTTAACGATTGAGCTGGATAATTGCTCTGGTTTACCTTGTGCAGATACCAATGTCTTATTGGACACAGATGATTGCCAAGAAAAAGAAGTGTGTTCAAGGTGTGGGAAAACACTTCAAGATGAATCTGGATTATGTGACTGTTGTGAAAGCCTTTCTGCAGAGAAACAAGATGAAAGCAGGCAACACTCGGGAaggacccctcctcctcctttacatgAAAGAATACAAGAAGGAAGAGAAGTTTACAAATGTACGGAGTGTGAAGAAAGCTTTAGTACAAGCCGCTCTCTTGCATTGCATAAAAAGATTCACAAAGCAGAGGATCCACACAAATGTCTGGATTGTGGAAGGACTTTCAGGCAGAAAAATCATCTCAGTTCACATAAGAGGGTCCATAAAGAGAGGAAGCAGCATCAATGGATTAATAGGGGAAAGTCCTTCGAAAGCAGCACCTCCCTTACTTCCCATCAAAGCCTCCAAAGAGAGGAGAAGTTGCATCAACTCAGGGAGGGGAGAATGAGGTTTACTCAGAGCAAGGAACCGAATTCCCAGAAAAAAAGCCCCACTGGGAATAAGTCAtgtaaatgcctggaatgtgggaagagcttccGCTCTGCAAGTGACCTCACTTGCCATAAtaggatccatacaggggaaaagccatttcATTGCACtgtgtgtggaaagagcttcatccAAAAAGGAAACTTCAATTTACATAAGAGGATCCACACTGGAGAGAAGCCTTATAAATGCACAGAGTGTGGAAAATGCTTCAGGACCCCCAATGCCTTTACTCACCataagaggattcacacaggggagaaaccatatgaatgcttggagtgtgggaaaagtttcaatagACTTGATACGCTAAATAAACATAACAAGATGCATAAAGGGGAGAAACCTTATAAATGCCTGCACTGTagaaaaagtttcagtcaaaaAGCTCATCTTAAATCACATGAGAGgctccacacaggagaaaaaccatttcaatgcacagagtgtggaaagagcttccgtTTCTCATCAAACCTTAATTCTCATtacagaatccacacaggggagaagccatttcAATGCCTGCAGTGTGGAAAGTGCTTTACCAATTCTAGCAGCCTTTATGCCCACAaacggatccacacaggggagaaaccatacaaatgcctggagtgtggtaAGAGCTTCCGTAAATCCAGCCACTTAAGTTTCCATAGAAGAATCCACAGtggagagaagccatatcaatgTACCGAGTGTGGGAAGTGCTTTGCTAATCAAAAGAATCTTACTGACCATAAAAGGACACACATGGGTGAAAAGCCTTATAAGTGCAACGAATGTGGCAAATGCTTCACTGGTTTGGGTTCTCTCTCTCGCCACAAAAGGCTTCACACCGGGGATAAACCATATGAATGCCGTacgtgtggaaagagcttcaatacAAAAAATGACTATATTCTACACAGCAGGacccacactggggagaaaccatatcagTGCCAGGAGTGTGGAAAACGCTTCATTGATTCTAGAGAACTGACAATCCataaaaggattcacacaggggagaaaccctataAGTGCACGGAGTGTGACATGAGTTTCAGAAGAAGTGGTTACCTTAGTATCCACAAGAGaatccacactggggagaaaccatacaCATGTCATGAGTGTGGGAGAAGCTTTAGACATAATAGTTCACTCAGGGGCCATAGAAAGCTTCACTCAGGggagaaaccctataaatgcctggagtgtggaaaatgtTATAGAGAGAGTGGTCAGCTTACCTCCCACaataggatccacacaggagagaaaccgtttaaATGCATCGactgtggaaagagtttcagagATGGCAGGAATCTTAAGCTCCATAAAAcaatccacacgggggagaagccgTATCAGTGTGTGCAGTGTGGAAAGAAATTCAGAAGTTGGAGTGACCTTAATTGCCATAAGAGGACtcacagcaggaaaaaaatgatatga